A stretch of the Glutamicibacter sp. JL.03c genome encodes the following:
- a CDS encoding sugar phosphate isomerase/epimerase family protein translates to MKFALDPTPFHSTHSVLEFPRIAAELGYDYIQLTPHPDVIPFFTHPKADDELVAKLAAQCKATGVGIASVLPVLRWSSPDENLRQAAVRYWKRAIQIAVDLGVTQMNTEFSGRPERAEESEAAFYRSMEELVPIIEREGINVAIDPHPDDFVEEGLAAWRVIRGVNSPNLSFVYVASHSFHMKDQPLEIMETVGERLRVVHVADTMDHHASHGLRYITNPPGNPVRVHQHLKVGDGDVNWDEFFSGLVANGFTNREESVMVSSVFAENENAVEVSKYQLEQMRSRVAAAQGARQ, encoded by the coding sequence ATGAAATTCGCATTGGATCCGACCCCGTTCCATTCCACGCACTCGGTACTGGAGTTTCCCAGGATCGCCGCGGAATTGGGCTATGACTACATCCAGCTGACCCCGCACCCGGACGTCATCCCGTTCTTCACCCACCCGAAGGCCGATGACGAGCTGGTGGCGAAGCTCGCCGCGCAGTGCAAGGCGACCGGCGTGGGCATCGCCTCGGTGCTTCCGGTGCTGCGCTGGTCCTCACCCGATGAGAATCTGCGCCAGGCCGCGGTGCGCTACTGGAAGCGCGCCATCCAGATCGCCGTGGATCTTGGCGTGACCCAGATGAACACGGAATTCTCGGGACGCCCTGAGCGCGCCGAGGAATCCGAGGCCGCGTTCTACCGCTCCATGGAGGAACTGGTGCCGATCATCGAGCGCGAAGGCATCAACGTGGCCATCGATCCGCATCCGGATGATTTCGTGGAGGAGGGCCTGGCCGCCTGGCGGGTGATCCGCGGGGTGAATTCACCGAACCTGTCCTTCGTCTATGTGGCCTCGCATTCCTTCCACATGAAGGACCAGCCACTGGAGATCATGGAGACCGTGGGGGAGCGGCTTCGCGTGGTCCATGTCGCCGACACGATGGACCACCATGCTTCGCACGGCCTGCGCTACATCACCAATCCGCCGGGCAACCCGGTGCGGGTGCACCAGCACCTGAAGGTGGGCGACGGCGACGTGAATTGGGATGAGTTCTTCTCCGGGCTGGTGGCCAATGGCTTCACCAACCGCGAGGAGAGCGTGATGGTCTCAAGCGTTTTCGCGGAGAACGAGAACGCCGTGGAAGTCTCGAAGTACCAACTGGAGCAGATGCGCAGCCGAGTAGCCGCCGCGCAGGGCGCACGCCAGTAG
- a CDS encoding Gfo/Idh/MocA family protein — MPEILRVAVVGAGRMGADHIQRIHHRISGAEVAAVVDIDLDRVNAAIDGVPGAKGYTDLDTALAGGDVNAVLLATPGFLHHDALLKVLEADIPVLCEKPLTPDAASSWEIVEAEAKLGRKRIQVGFMRRFDAEYQQLRQLIENQGLGELLVLHHQHRNPSTPEGFTNEMLINDSVVHEFDAIRFFTGEEITSVQVRLGKATRNAPNGQHDPQHVLLETTSGVLADVEIYVNAKFGYEVATQASFEDGIVSIGNDAGPYVRTAGQWGGKVTPGFEERFGAAYDTEIQSWVDAALQGEIGGPNAWDGYATAACCEAGVEAQRTGAKIDVVLNSKPDLYN; from the coding sequence GTGCCAGAGATCCTGCGCGTTGCCGTCGTTGGGGCCGGACGCATGGGCGCTGACCACATCCAGCGAATCCACCACCGTATTTCCGGCGCCGAGGTGGCTGCCGTGGTCGACATCGACCTGGACCGGGTCAACGCCGCCATTGACGGCGTCCCCGGCGCTAAGGGCTACACCGACCTGGACACCGCGCTCGCCGGCGGAGACGTGAACGCGGTCCTGCTCGCCACCCCGGGCTTCCTGCACCACGATGCACTGCTGAAGGTGCTGGAAGCGGATATCCCGGTATTGTGCGAAAAGCCGCTGACCCCGGATGCCGCATCCTCGTGGGAGATCGTCGAGGCCGAGGCGAAGCTGGGCCGCAAGCGCATCCAGGTGGGCTTCATGCGCCGCTTTGATGCCGAGTACCAGCAGCTGCGCCAGCTGATCGAGAACCAGGGCCTGGGCGAACTGCTGGTGCTGCACCACCAGCACCGCAACCCGAGCACCCCGGAAGGGTTCACCAACGAAATGCTGATCAATGACTCGGTGGTGCACGAGTTCGACGCGATCCGCTTCTTCACCGGCGAGGAAATCACCAGCGTGCAGGTGCGCCTGGGCAAGGCCACCCGCAATGCGCCCAATGGGCAGCATGATCCGCAGCATGTCTTGCTGGAAACCACCTCGGGCGTGCTCGCTGACGTGGAGATCTACGTCAATGCGAAGTTCGGCTACGAGGTGGCCACCCAGGCGTCCTTCGAAGACGGCATCGTGTCCATCGGCAACGATGCCGGACCTTACGTGCGTACCGCAGGCCAGTGGGGCGGCAAGGTCACCCCGGGCTTCGAGGAGCGCTTCGGGGCGGCCTACGACACCGAAATCCAGTCCTGGGTTGACGCAGCATTGCAAGGCGAAATCGGCGGACCGAACGCATGGGATGGCTACGCGACCGCAGCCTGCTGCGAAGCGGGCGTCGAGGCCCAGCGCACCGGCGCCAAAATCGACGTAGTGCTGAACAGCAAGCCGGATCTCTACAACTAG
- a CDS encoding sugar phosphate isomerase/epimerase family protein, whose translation MAQNITIGTAPDSWGVWFADDPKQTPWQRFLDEVAEAGYKTIELGPYGYLPTDPSRLADELAARDLNVCAGTVFTAFHRGIDGSANAWEEAWEPARKVAELTAAMGGEHIVVIPAMWRDDVTGQALEPGILEAEGWDSLAKGHDRLGRILQEEFGLKQQFHSHADSHVCGQGDIEKFLEVTDPQFTTLCLDTGHAEYGGASSVDLIRRFPERIGYLHLKQINPDILATVREQDMTWAAANLAGVMCEPPSGLPDLNEVLQEVEKLGRPIFGIVEQDMYPVADFSVPLPIATRTRNYLHSCISRTHV comes from the coding sequence ATGGCACAGAACATCACCATCGGAACGGCTCCTGACTCCTGGGGCGTCTGGTTTGCCGATGACCCGAAGCAGACCCCGTGGCAGCGCTTCCTCGACGAGGTGGCCGAAGCCGGCTACAAGACCATCGAGCTGGGCCCCTACGGCTACCTGCCGACCGACCCTTCCCGGCTCGCTGATGAGCTGGCCGCCCGCGACCTGAACGTCTGCGCCGGCACCGTGTTCACCGCCTTCCACCGCGGGATCGACGGCAGCGCCAACGCCTGGGAAGAAGCCTGGGAGCCGGCCCGCAAGGTCGCCGAGCTGACCGCCGCCATGGGCGGCGAGCACATCGTGGTCATCCCGGCGATGTGGCGTGATGACGTCACCGGGCAGGCACTGGAACCGGGCATCCTGGAAGCCGAAGGCTGGGACTCGCTGGCCAAGGGCCACGACCGGTTGGGCAGGATCCTGCAGGAGGAATTCGGGCTCAAACAGCAGTTCCACTCCCACGCGGACTCCCACGTCTGCGGCCAGGGCGACATCGAGAAGTTCCTCGAAGTCACCGACCCGCAGTTCACCACCCTGTGCCTGGACACCGGCCACGCCGAATACGGCGGAGCCTCCAGCGTGGATCTGATCCGCCGCTTCCCGGAACGCATCGGCTACCTGCACCTGAAGCAGATCAACCCGGACATCCTGGCCACCGTGCGCGAGCAGGACATGACCTGGGCCGCGGCCAACCTGGCCGGGGTCATGTGCGAGCCGCCATCGGGCCTGCCCGACCTGAACGAGGTGCTGCAGGAAGTGGAGAAGCTGGGCCGCCCGATCTTCGGCATTGTGGAGCAGGACATGTACCCGGTCGCCGATTTCTCGGTGCCGCTGCCGATTGCCACGCGCACGCGGAACTATCTGCACAGCTGCATCTCCCGCACCCACGTTTAA
- a CDS encoding CoA-acylating methylmalonate-semialdehyde dehydrogenase, translated as MTTIATDVAEILHYINGAPSAGTGTETQPVYNPATGEVTGQLRLANDEDLAQAVAIAKAASETWGEVSIAKRSKILFRFQQLLTEHTDELARIITSEHGKVLSDAAGEISRGIEVVEYACGISQSLKGEYSDQVSTGIDVFSFRQPLGVVAGITPFNFPVMVPLWMAPVAIATGNAFILKPSERDPSASLLIAQLFKEAGLPDGVFQVLHGGKDTVDGLLSHPDIDGISFVGSTPIAKYVHETATKHGKRVQALGGAKNHAVIMPDADMDLAADHINAAAFGSAGQRCMAISVAVAVGDAADALVDKLAEHAGKVNVSHGFDEKADMGPVITPASKSRLQKIVGEAEQAGAALVIDGRDLVVKDHENGFFVGPTIIDKVSREMSAYTEEIFGPVLVVLRVDSLDEAIDVVNANPYGNGTAIFTSSGAHARTYTRRIQVGMVGVNVPLPVPVAWHSFGGWKDSLFGEHHIYGPDGVRFYTRGKAITQRWPEPAKGTAATFNFPSN; from the coding sequence ATGACTACCATCGCCACCGACGTCGCAGAAATCCTGCACTACATCAACGGCGCCCCTTCGGCGGGCACCGGCACCGAAACCCAGCCGGTCTACAACCCAGCGACCGGCGAGGTCACCGGCCAGCTGCGCCTGGCCAATGACGAGGACCTGGCCCAGGCCGTCGCCATCGCCAAGGCAGCGTCCGAAACCTGGGGCGAAGTATCGATCGCCAAGCGCAGCAAGATCCTCTTCCGCTTCCAGCAGCTGCTCACCGAGCACACCGACGAGCTGGCCCGCATCATCACCAGCGAGCACGGCAAGGTCCTCTCGGACGCCGCCGGCGAAATCAGCCGGGGCATCGAAGTCGTCGAGTACGCCTGCGGCATCTCGCAGTCGCTGAAGGGCGAATACTCCGACCAGGTCTCCACCGGCATCGATGTCTTCTCCTTCCGCCAGCCACTGGGCGTGGTCGCCGGCATCACCCCGTTCAACTTCCCGGTCATGGTGCCGCTGTGGATGGCCCCGGTGGCCATCGCCACCGGCAACGCCTTCATCCTCAAGCCATCCGAGCGCGACCCGTCCGCCTCGCTGCTGATCGCCCAGCTGTTCAAGGAGGCCGGCCTGCCAGACGGTGTCTTCCAGGTGCTGCACGGCGGCAAGGACACCGTGGACGGACTGCTGTCGCACCCTGATATCGACGGCATCTCCTTCGTCGGCTCCACCCCGATCGCCAAGTACGTGCACGAAACCGCCACCAAGCACGGCAAGCGCGTGCAGGCACTGGGCGGGGCGAAGAACCACGCAGTCATCATGCCGGATGCCGATATGGACCTGGCCGCCGACCACATCAACGCCGCCGCCTTCGGCTCCGCCGGCCAGCGCTGCATGGCCATCTCCGTGGCCGTGGCCGTCGGCGATGCCGCCGACGCCCTGGTGGATAAGCTCGCCGAGCACGCCGGCAAGGTCAACGTCTCGCATGGCTTTGATGAGAAGGCCGATATGGGTCCGGTCATCACCCCGGCCTCCAAGTCCCGCCTGCAGAAGATCGTTGGCGAAGCCGAGCAGGCCGGCGCCGCACTGGTGATCGACGGACGCGACCTGGTGGTCAAGGACCACGAAAACGGCTTCTTCGTCGGCCCGACCATCATCGACAAGGTTAGCCGCGAAATGAGCGCCTACACCGAGGAGATCTTCGGCCCGGTCCTGGTGGTGCTGCGCGTGGATTCCCTGGACGAGGCCATCGATGTGGTCAACGCCAACCCCTACGGCAATGGCACCGCCATCTTCACCTCCTCCGGCGCCCACGCCCGCACCTACACCCGCCGCATCCAGGTGGGCATGGTCGGCGTGAACGTGCCGCTGCCGGTGCCGGTGGCGTGGCACTCCTTCGGCGGCTGGAAGGACTCGCTATTCGGCGAGCACCACATCTATGGCCCGGACGGCGTGCGCTTCTACACCCGCGGCAAGGCCATCACCCAGCGCTGGCCAGAACCAGCCAAGGGCACGGCCGCGACTTTCAACTTCCCATCCAACTAG
- the iolD gene encoding 3D-(3,5/4)-trihydroxycyclohexane-1,2-dione acylhydrolase (decyclizing) — MTVAQAVVEFLGRQYTVDSIGGTQYRERLIPGMFGIFGHGNVAGVGQALKQWQAKDPSLMPYYQGRNEQAQSHQAVAYARHTRRRATYAVSTSIGPGSSNLLTGAALATANRLPVLLLPSDTFATRAADPVLQQLEMPHGYDITVNDAFRPLSKYFDRVTRPEQLASALHHGLRVLTDPAETGAVTISLPQDVQAEAFDFPEEFFAEREWKIRRPEPEAQDIAEAARMIRAAKRPLIVAGGGVLYAFATGELAEFCEATGIPVGNTQAGVGVLPWDSKYSLGAIGSTGTTAANALAEQADLIIGIGTRYEDFTTASRTAFQNPDVKFVNINVAALDAYKHGTVLPVVADARKALIALREALTGYRVDGALEVQAASEKQRWDATVDEAFAERLSPLVSQNAIIGAVNQAMDPRDVVVCAAGSLPGDLHKMWRVSDPYGYHVEYGYSCMGYEIAGGLGIKRAAIDEAARGNQEHRDVVVMVGDGSYLMMHTELVTAVAEGLKLITVLIQNHGYASIGALSESLGSQRFGTKYRTLDAEHHSFDDGATLPVDLATNAESLGVKVIRIAPGPNAIDDLSAAVAEAKAAPEGSGPILIHIESDLYADAPSSESWWDVPVSEVAELESTQTAYQNYTKHKARQKPLLG, encoded by the coding sequence ATGACCGTCGCCCAGGCGGTTGTGGAATTCCTCGGCCGCCAGTACACGGTGGATTCCATCGGCGGAACCCAGTACCGTGAACGGCTGATCCCTGGCATGTTCGGCATCTTCGGCCACGGCAATGTCGCCGGCGTAGGCCAGGCGCTGAAGCAGTGGCAGGCCAAGGACCCAAGCCTGATGCCTTACTACCAGGGCCGCAACGAGCAGGCCCAGTCGCACCAGGCCGTCGCCTACGCGCGGCACACCCGACGCCGGGCCACCTACGCGGTCTCCACCTCCATCGGCCCGGGCTCCTCCAACCTGCTGACCGGCGCGGCGCTGGCCACGGCCAACCGCCTGCCGGTGCTGCTGCTGCCTTCGGACACCTTCGCCACCCGCGCCGCGGACCCGGTGCTGCAGCAGCTGGAAATGCCGCACGGCTATGACATCACCGTCAATGATGCCTTCCGCCCGCTGTCCAAGTACTTCGATCGCGTCACCCGCCCGGAGCAGCTGGCCAGCGCCCTGCACCACGGGCTGCGGGTGCTCACCGACCCGGCGGAAACCGGTGCGGTGACCATCTCGCTGCCCCAGGACGTGCAGGCCGAGGCCTTCGACTTCCCGGAAGAATTCTTTGCCGAGCGCGAGTGGAAGATCCGCCGCCCCGAGCCAGAGGCCCAGGATATCGCCGAAGCGGCCAGGATGATCCGCGCCGCCAAGCGCCCGCTGATCGTGGCCGGCGGCGGGGTGCTCTACGCCTTTGCCACCGGGGAACTGGCCGAATTCTGCGAGGCCACCGGCATCCCGGTAGGCAATACCCAGGCTGGCGTGGGCGTGCTGCCCTGGGACTCGAAGTACTCGCTGGGCGCCATCGGCTCCACCGGAACCACCGCCGCCAATGCGCTGGCCGAGCAGGCGGATCTGATCATCGGCATCGGCACCCGCTACGAGGACTTCACCACCGCCAGCCGCACCGCCTTCCAGAACCCCGACGTGAAGTTCGTGAACATCAACGTCGCGGCCCTGGATGCCTACAAGCACGGCACCGTGCTGCCGGTAGTGGCCGACGCCCGCAAGGCCCTGATTGCCCTGCGCGAAGCCTTGACCGGCTACCGGGTGGACGGTGCCCTGGAAGTCCAGGCCGCCAGCGAAAAGCAGCGCTGGGATGCCACCGTGGACGAGGCCTTCGCCGAGCGCCTCTCGCCGCTGGTCAGCCAGAACGCCATCATCGGCGCGGTCAACCAGGCCATGGACCCCCGGGACGTCGTGGTCTGCGCCGCCGGATCGCTGCCCGGGGACCTGCACAAGATGTGGCGGGTTTCGGACCCTTACGGCTACCACGTGGAATACGGATACTCCTGCATGGGCTACGAGATCGCCGGCGGGCTGGGGATCAAGCGCGCAGCGATCGACGAGGCTGCGCGCGGGAACCAGGAGCACCGCGACGTGGTGGTCATGGTGGGCGACGGCTCGTACCTGATGATGCACACCGAGCTGGTCACCGCCGTGGCCGAGGGGCTGAAGCTGATCACCGTGCTGATCCAGAACCACGGCTACGCCTCCATCGGCGCCCTGTCCGAGTCCCTGGGCTCCCAGCGCTTCGGCACGAAGTACCGCACGCTGGATGCCGAGCACCACAGCTTCGATGACGGAGCCACCTTGCCGGTGGACCTGGCCACCAACGCCGAATCCCTGGGCGTGAAGGTCATCCGGATCGCCCCGGGACCGAACGCCATCGACGACCTGTCAGCGGCGGTGGCCGAAGCCAAGGCCGCACCGGAGGGCTCGGGACCCATCCTGATCCACATCGAATCGGACCTCTACGCCGATGCTCCATCGAGCGAATCCTGGTGGGATGTCCCGGTCAGCGAAGTCGCCGAGCTGGAGAGCACCCAAACGGCCTACCAGAACTACACCAAGCACAAGGCACGCCAAAAGCCCCTGCTGGGCTAA
- a CDS encoding deoxyribose-phosphate aldolase produces MQQVTELSVDREDPRRYESLTRQRLEDPASVQRAAAARRKHAGPVLGRQNFIIAADHPARGALSVGKRATAMADRRELLDRLQIALQNPACDGVLASPDILDDLLLLGALEGKLVFGSMNRGGLTGLVNEIDDRFTGHTASALAALGADGGKMLTRISYEDQDTVKTLQATADAVSDLARHQLVAMVEPFISKRVEGKVVNDLRPDAVIKSMGIAAGLGESSAYTWLKIPVVAEMERVMAATTLPTVLLGGDPAGSPDEVFASWQAALAQPGVQGLTVGRTLLYPEDGDVAAAVATAASLLNTTAPARS; encoded by the coding sequence ATGCAACAGGTAACCGAACTGAGCGTGGATCGCGAAGACCCGCGCCGCTATGAATCCCTCACCCGCCAGCGTCTCGAGGACCCGGCCTCGGTGCAGCGCGCCGCGGCCGCCCGCCGGAAGCATGCCGGACCGGTGCTGGGACGCCAGAACTTCATCATCGCCGCGGACCATCCGGCTCGCGGGGCCCTGTCGGTCGGCAAGCGCGCCACCGCCATGGCCGACCGCCGCGAGCTGCTGGACCGGTTGCAGATCGCCCTGCAGAATCCTGCCTGCGACGGGGTGCTCGCCTCCCCGGATATCCTCGATGACCTGCTGCTGCTCGGTGCTCTGGAAGGCAAGCTGGTCTTCGGCTCGATGAACCGCGGCGGACTGACCGGCCTGGTCAACGAGATCGACGACCGGTTCACCGGGCACACCGCCTCCGCCCTGGCAGCCCTGGGCGCCGACGGCGGGAAAATGCTCACCCGGATCAGCTACGAGGACCAGGACACCGTCAAGACCCTACAGGCCACCGCCGACGCGGTCTCCGACTTGGCCCGGCACCAGCTGGTCGCGATGGTCGAGCCGTTCATCTCCAAGCGCGTGGAAGGCAAGGTCGTCAACGACCTGCGCCCCGACGCGGTCATCAAGTCCATGGGCATCGCCGCAGGGCTGGGCGAATCCAGCGCCTACACCTGGCTGAAGATCCCGGTGGTGGCGGAGATGGAGCGGGTCATGGCCGCCACCACCTTGCCCACGGTCCTGCTCGGCGGGGACCCGGCCGGCAGCCCGGATGAGGTCTTCGCCTCCTGGCAGGCCGCCCTGGCGCAGCCCGGAGTCCAGGGCCTGACCGTGGGACGCACCCTGCTCTACCCCGAAGATGGCGACGTGGCCGCCGCCGTGGCCACCGCCGCATCGCTACTGAACACCACCGCACCGGCACGAAGCTGA
- the iolC gene encoding 5-dehydro-2-deoxygluconokinase, with protein MTYDVLTLGRISVDVYPNDIGVSLADVNSFGKYLGGSATNVAVAAARHGRDTGVITKVGDDDFGTFLERELDRYNVDRSLVTRDASLQTPVTFCAILPPDDFPLYFYGRFPMAPDWNINTSDIDLDAVKNSRIFWSTVTGLSREPSRSAQLAAYEARPAGSLAEGQFTILDLDYRPMFWDSVEQAREQVTAALASATVAIGNDAECTVAVGEGTPDEQADRLLEAGVQIAVVKLGPEGVMAKTRTERVVSAPVPVQTANGLGAGDSFGGAFCHGLLSGWPLEQVLDYANAAGAIVASQVACSDAMPTPEEVNSLLAERGRTVPASQKDLV; from the coding sequence GTGACTTACGACGTACTCACCCTCGGACGCATCAGTGTTGATGTCTACCCGAATGACATCGGCGTATCCCTGGCCGACGTGAACTCCTTCGGCAAGTACCTCGGCGGTTCTGCCACCAACGTTGCAGTAGCAGCAGCCCGCCACGGGCGCGACACCGGCGTGATCACCAAGGTTGGCGACGACGACTTCGGGACCTTCCTGGAACGCGAGCTGGACCGCTACAACGTGGACCGCTCCCTGGTCACCCGCGACGCCAGCCTGCAGACCCCGGTCACCTTCTGCGCCATCCTGCCACCAGATGACTTCCCGCTGTACTTCTACGGCCGCTTCCCGATGGCCCCGGACTGGAACATCAACACCAGCGACATCGACCTGGACGCCGTCAAGAATTCCAGGATCTTCTGGAGCACCGTCACCGGCCTGAGCCGCGAACCATCACGCAGCGCCCAGCTGGCAGCCTATGAAGCCCGCCCAGCCGGCTCGCTGGCCGAAGGCCAGTTCACCATCCTGGACCTGGATTACCGCCCGATGTTCTGGGATTCGGTGGAACAGGCCCGCGAACAGGTTACCGCGGCCCTCGCCTCCGCCACCGTCGCCATCGGCAACGACGCCGAGTGCACCGTTGCCGTCGGCGAAGGGACTCCCGACGAGCAGGCCGACCGCCTTCTGGAGGCCGGGGTGCAGATCGCCGTGGTCAAGCTCGGCCCCGAAGGCGTGATGGCCAAAACCCGCACCGAACGCGTGGTCTCCGCGCCGGTGCCCGTGCAGACCGCCAACGGACTGGGCGCAGGAGACTCCTTCGGCGGAGCCTTCTGCCACGGACTGCTCTCCGGCTGGCCGCTGGAACAGGTATTGGACTACGCCAACGCCGCCGGCGCCATCGTCGCCTCCCAGGTCGCCTGCTCCGACGCCATGCCGACCCCCGAAGAAGTGAACTCCCTGCTGGCCGAGCGCGGCCGCACCGTTCCCGCCTCCCAGAAAGATCTGGTCTAG
- a CDS encoding LacI family DNA-binding transcriptional regulator — MATGRRRATIYDVAQAAGVSKSLVSLVLRGSPSVSAPRRAAVLAAIEELDYRPSHAATALAGGTSQTVGVVIDDYTNVWFVELLRGLQEGLASAGLRIAVSDRTLNAHVESDPLDGFLSTRVEALVLATEPTPAMRFPSQIPVIIAGNRATKVPGADIAASDDRLGARRAVEHLISLGHRNIGHIAGGGGSSHLRILGYRDAVESAGLAEHVVTLGELTTEHSGYLCAMELLRSSPETTAILAGNDSMAMGALAAARENGLCVPEDLSIVGYDNSPLADTQLLRLTTVDSRNHAVGLHVAEQVLSRLADPGRAPQVVSLEPALVERGTCASARET, encoded by the coding sequence GTGGCCACAGGACGCCGTCGTGCAACCATCTATGACGTTGCCCAGGCCGCCGGCGTTTCCAAATCACTGGTCTCCCTGGTGCTGCGCGGCTCCCCCAGCGTCTCTGCTCCACGTCGCGCGGCCGTGCTGGCGGCCATCGAGGAATTGGACTACCGTCCCAGCCACGCCGCCACCGCGCTGGCCGGCGGAACCAGCCAGACTGTCGGCGTGGTCATCGATGACTACACGAACGTCTGGTTCGTGGAGCTGCTGCGCGGCCTCCAGGAAGGGCTGGCCAGCGCGGGATTGCGCATCGCGGTCTCCGATCGCACGCTCAATGCCCATGTCGAGTCGGACCCATTGGACGGATTTCTCAGCACCCGGGTCGAAGCACTGGTGCTGGCCACCGAGCCGACGCCCGCCATGCGCTTTCCCTCCCAGATCCCGGTGATCATCGCAGGCAACAGGGCCACCAAGGTGCCCGGCGCTGATATCGCTGCCAGCGATGACCGCTTGGGCGCCAGGCGGGCCGTTGAGCACCTCATTTCCCTGGGGCACCGGAACATCGGCCACATCGCAGGCGGCGGCGGATCCTCGCACCTGCGAATCCTGGGGTACCGGGATGCCGTTGAATCCGCAGGCCTGGCCGAACACGTTGTCACCCTCGGCGAGCTGACGACCGAGCACAGCGGATACTTGTGCGCCATGGAGTTGCTGCGAAGCTCGCCCGAGACCACCGCCATCCTGGCCGGCAATGATTCCATGGCCATGGGGGCCCTGGCCGCAGCCCGGGAGAACGGCCTGTGCGTTCCCGAGGATCTGTCAATCGTCGGATACGATAATTCGCCGCTGGCCGACACCCAGCTGTTGCGCTTGACCACGGTTGACAGCCGGAATCACGCCGTGGGATTGCACGTCGCCGAGCAAGTCCTGTCGCGCCTTGCGGACCCTGGGCGGGCTCCCCAGGTCGTTTCCCTGGAACCCGCCCTGGTTGAACGCGGGACCTGCGCGAGCGCACGCGAGACCTGA
- a CDS encoding Gfo/Idh/MocA family protein, protein MTKSIGIAVIGAGMAGLSHIAGYRTAPTLYNPDLPPLRYVAVADVNTELAAKVAKRYGYEKALGSWQEVAADPDIDVVSVVIANRFHREAVEGLLAAGKHVLCEKPLADTLEEAEAMADAARNASSVARVGFTFRRTPGIAAIRDLINDGTLGKVLHFSGRYWTDYGHSTQAPMSWRFKGQPGSGALADVGSHLAYVAEFLAGDITSVSGGQLRTSITERFLPAGAVTGHDLVELSDKSEPVENDDYAAFNVQFPQASGSLEVSRVAAGHPNTLTFEVFCEKGAARFNQLNPSQIEIMLSDGAAATNGYRTVNLGPEHAYIGGGLPMDAPGVGFGQNDAFGYQARAFLDEVCGAATNLPANATFDEGVHNMKILQAVVQSASNDGKQVAL, encoded by the coding sequence GTGACAAAATCTATCGGCATTGCCGTCATTGGTGCCGGCATGGCCGGGCTGTCGCACATTGCTGGCTACCGCACCGCACCGACTCTGTACAACCCGGATTTGCCACCGCTGCGCTATGTGGCCGTGGCCGACGTGAATACCGAGCTCGCCGCGAAGGTCGCCAAGCGCTACGGCTACGAGAAGGCGCTCGGCTCATGGCAAGAAGTCGCCGCAGATCCCGACATTGATGTGGTTTCGGTCGTTATCGCCAACCGCTTCCACCGCGAAGCAGTGGAAGGGCTGCTCGCCGCGGGAAAGCACGTCCTGTGCGAGAAGCCGCTGGCCGACACCTTGGAGGAGGCGGAGGCGATGGCTGACGCGGCGCGCAATGCCTCGTCCGTAGCCCGCGTTGGATTCACTTTCCGCCGCACCCCAGGGATCGCGGCAATCCGCGACTTGATCAACGATGGCACGCTGGGCAAGGTGCTGCACTTCTCTGGCCGCTACTGGACCGACTACGGCCACAGCACGCAGGCGCCGATGAGCTGGCGGTTCAAAGGCCAGCCCGGCTCTGGTGCATTGGCCGACGTCGGAAGCCACCTTGCGTATGTTGCCGAATTCCTGGCCGGTGATATCACCTCGGTCAGCGGCGGCCAGCTGCGCACGAGCATTACCGAGCGCTTCCTGCCAGCCGGCGCCGTCACGGGCCACGATCTCGTGGAACTGAGCGACAAGTCCGAGCCGGTGGAGAACGACGACTACGCAGCGTTCAACGTCCAATTCCCCCAGGCATCGGGAAGCCTGGAAGTTTCCCGCGTCGCGGCCGGGCATCCGAACACGCTGACTTTCGAAGTATTCTGCGAAAAGGGCGCGGCACGCTTCAACCAGCTGAATCCCTCGCAAATCGAAATCATGCTCAGCGACGGCGCGGCTGCTACCAACGGCTACCGCACGGTCAATCTCGGCCCAGAGCACGCCTACATCGGCGGCGGGCTGCCGATGGATGCTCCAGGGGTTGGCTTCGGGCAAAACGACGCTTTCGGCTATCAGGCCCGCGCTTTCCTCGACGAAGTGTGCGGTGCAGCGACAAACCTGCCTGCCAACGCAACCTTCGATGAAGGCGTGCACAACATGAAAATCCTGCAGGCTGTCGTCCAGTCCGCAAGCAATGACGGAAAGCAGGTCGCCCTGTGA